From Topomyia yanbarensis strain Yona2022 chromosome 1, ASM3024719v1, whole genome shotgun sequence, one genomic window encodes:
- the LOC131677642 gene encoding uncharacterized protein LOC131677642 — protein MAPLPSARLAHHERAFTYTGVDYFGPLLVKLGRSNVKRWVALFTCLTIRAVHLEIAYTLSTESCISCVRRFVGRRGPPAEFFSDNGTNFQGADRVLQHQISQGLSATFTSANTKWNFIPPGAPHMGGAWERLVQSVKAAMKEAYSEGKLDDEGLQTLVVEAESVVNSRPLTYLPLESEETEALTPNHFLLLSSNGMKQMNDEDEGPRQFSESVRCRILGDSWEHIQHQLDVFWGRWLVEYLPVIRRQPKWFSETPSLKPGDLVMVAEPTRRSGWERGRIVCLKKHADGRNRRAVVKIGDKTCIRPVTRLALLDVKESGAPADSGLHPGETVNAETVELATLPDKGNASASKATQQ, from the coding sequence ATGGCACCACTGCCATCTGCCCGCTTAGCCCATCACGAGCGAGCTTTCACCTACACAGGGGTGGATTATTTCGGACCATTGCTGGTGAAGTTGGGGCGATCCAATGTAAAGCGATGGGTCGCACTGTTCACCTGCCTAACGATTCGTGCCGTACACCTAGAAATCGCCTACACACTATCAACAGAGTCCTGTATTTCGTGCGTCCGCCGATTCGTTGGACGGCGCGGGCCACCTGCCGAGTTTTTCAGCGACAACGGAACGAATTTCCAAGGAGCCGATCGAGTACTGCAGCACCAGATAAGCCAGGGACTGTCCGCAACGTTTACCAGTGCAAACACGAAGTGGAACTTCATACCACCAGGAGCGCCACACATGGGCGGAGCGTGGGAACGCCTAGTACAGTCCGTTAAAGCTGCAATGAAAGAAGCGTATTCCGAGGGGAAGCTTGACGACGAGGGGTTGCAGACGTTGGTCGTGGAGGCTGAAAGTGTCGTGAACTCAAGGCCTCTGACGTATCTGCCATTGGAGAGCGAGGAGACCGAGGCCCTCACCCCGAACCACTTCCTGTTGTTAAGTTCGAATGGGATGAAGCAAATGAACGACGAAGATGAAGGACCGAGACAGTTCAGCGAATCAGTTCGGTGTCGAATCCTGGGGGATTCCTGGGAGCACATCCAGCATCAGCTAGATGTATTCTGGGGGCGCTGGTTGGTGGAATATCTGCCGGTGATCCGCCGACAACCGAAATGGTTCAGCGAGACACCATCATTGAAACCAGGCGACCTGGTAATGGTCGCGGAGCCGACGAGACGGAGTGGCTGGGAGCGAGGGCGAATAGTTTGCCTGAAGAAGCATGCGGACGGCAGAAATCGACGAGCGGTCGTGAAGATAGGCGACAAGACTTGTATTCGACCGGTGACGCGGTTGGCTTTGCTCGACGTCAAGGAGAGTGGAGCTCCGGCGGACTCCGGACTACACCCGGGGGAGACTGTCAACGCAGAAACCGTCGAGCTGGCAACACTGCCTGACAAAGGCAACGCGTCCGCTTCAAAAGCAACACAACAGTGA